In one Prochlorococcus marinus XMU1404 genomic region, the following are encoded:
- a CDS encoding acyltransferase codes for MRLISLIIGELKDWLEFLVRNIPGRTGFLIRSLYYKIRLKKSFKENRFESGLRIEFPQNILIGSYSYFGLNCKIYASEFSQIKIGSNVTFNSNVMINARGEGKIFIGNNVLIGPNVVLRSNNHCFEDIKIPIKEQGMEYGDIFIEDDVWISSNSVILPNCKIGKGSIIGAGAVVTKNVESYSIVVGVPAKQIRKRDLKIKE; via the coding sequence ATGAGACTAATTTCACTAATTATTGGAGAATTAAAGGATTGGCTTGAATTTCTTGTTAGAAATATTCCTGGAAGAACAGGTTTTTTAATTAGAAGTTTGTATTACAAAATCAGGTTAAAAAAATCTTTTAAAGAAAATCGATTTGAATCAGGCCTAAGGATAGAATTTCCACAAAATATTTTAATAGGCTCATATTCCTATTTTGGATTGAATTGTAAAATCTATGCTTCTGAATTTAGCCAAATTAAAATAGGCTCTAATGTTACCTTTAATTCAAATGTCATGATTAATGCGAGAGGAGAAGGGAAAATTTTTATAGGAAATAATGTCCTCATTGGCCCAAATGTTGTTTTGAGATCAAATAATCACTGTTTTGAGGATATAAAGATTCCTATTAAAGAACAGGGTATGGAATACGGAGATATTTTTATAGAAGATGATGTATGGATAAGTTCAAATAGTGTAATCTTACCAAATTGTAAGATAGGTAAAGGCTCTATTATAGGAGCAGGTGCTGTAGTAACAAAAAATGTTGAATCATATTCAATTGTTGTAGGTGTACCAGCAAAACAGATCCGTAAAAGGGATTTGAAAATTAAGGAATAA
- a CDS encoding glycosyltransferase, with product MKIAIGFDIKEKSWGGGNQFAKSLVQASSYLGHQVTHDLKDEDIDIILLTDPRSYNSDITFGSLDILRYLFFRNKNAIVIHRINECDERKNTLHMNKFLKLSNYCADFTIYISSWLKNLDLCQKDKPSKVILNGADKKVFKNYTNNFWDGSTPLKIVTHHWSPNKMKGFDVYKKLDRLLSSPKWRKLIEFSYIGNLPKGFRFKNAKHINPINGEQLGKELSNNHIYISASINEPAGMHHIEGILCGLPIIYRVSGALPEYCENYGISFENQDFLPALKKMLKNYTKYKKNIIKYPHNSEKMSKEYLSLFSELLNNRQQIIKKRFLFKNPFLLIANLIFLILRVRNIVRFFYKRNF from the coding sequence TTGAAAATAGCTATCGGATTTGACATAAAAGAAAAATCCTGGGGCGGAGGTAATCAATTCGCTAAATCTTTAGTTCAAGCATCTAGCTATCTTGGTCATCAAGTAACCCATGATCTAAAAGATGAAGACATTGATATTATTCTTTTAACAGATCCGAGATCTTATAATAGTGATATTACTTTTGGCTCTCTAGATATTTTAAGATATTTATTTTTTAGAAATAAAAATGCAATCGTAATTCACAGAATCAATGAGTGCGATGAAAGGAAAAATACTTTACATATGAATAAATTTTTAAAATTGTCAAATTATTGCGCAGACTTTACTATATATATTTCTTCATGGTTAAAGAATTTAGATTTATGTCAAAAAGATAAACCTTCAAAAGTCATATTAAATGGTGCAGATAAAAAAGTTTTTAAAAACTACACTAATAATTTTTGGGATGGTTCAACTCCTTTAAAAATTGTTACTCATCATTGGAGCCCTAATAAAATGAAAGGATTTGATGTTTACAAAAAACTTGATAGATTGCTTTCTTCTCCAAAATGGAGAAAACTAATTGAGTTTTCTTATATTGGTAATTTGCCAAAAGGATTTAGGTTTAAGAATGCTAAACATATAAATCCCATTAATGGAGAACAACTTGGGAAAGAACTCTCTAATAACCATATATACATATCCGCTTCTATAAATGAACCTGCTGGAATGCACCACATTGAGGGGATATTATGTGGATTACCAATAATTTATAGAGTTAGTGGAGCTCTTCCTGAATATTGTGAAAATTATGGGATTTCATTTGAAAATCAAGATTTCTTACCAGCTTTAAAGAAAATGCTTAAAAATTACACAAAATATAAAAAAAATATAATCAAATATCCTCATAATTCAGAAAAGATGTCAAAAGAATATTTGAGTTTATTTTCAGAATTATTAAATAATCGTCAACAAATTATTAAAAAAAGGTTCTTATTTAAAAACCCTTTTCTTTTAATAGCAAATTTAATCTTTTTGATACTAAGAGTTAGAAATATAGTAAGATTTTTCTACAAAAGAAATTTTTGA
- the gmd gene encoding GDP-mannose 4,6-dehydratase, translating to MKKKALITGITGQDGSYLAEFLLNKGYQVHGIKRRSSSFNTYRINHIYQDPHDKDCSFKLHYGDLTDSTNIIKIVQETQPDEIYNLGAQSHVSVSFQQPEYTANCDGLGVLRILEAVRVLKLEKKTKIYQASTSELFGLVQEVPQTEKTPFYPRSPYAVAKLYAYWISVNYRESYGIYACNGILFNHESPRRGETFVTRKITRGLSRINEGLEDILYLGNLDAKRDWGHAKEYCELMWLMLQQEKPEDYVVATGRQISVRSFVEMTAKELRWNKNKSSESIIWEGKGINEVGRRADNGQIVIRIDKRYFRPSEVDNLLGSPEKIKRNLGWEPIISIEELVNEMVTNDLKDIRREKIIRNNPID from the coding sequence TTGAAAAAGAAAGCACTGATTACTGGTATAACTGGACAAGATGGGAGTTATCTAGCGGAATTCCTACTAAATAAAGGTTATCAAGTTCATGGCATTAAAAGACGTTCAAGTAGCTTTAATACTTACAGAATAAATCATATATATCAAGATCCACATGATAAAGATTGCTCATTTAAGTTGCACTATGGAGATTTAACAGACAGTACAAATATAATAAAAATAGTACAAGAAACTCAACCTGATGAAATTTATAATTTAGGAGCACAAAGTCATGTCTCAGTAAGTTTCCAACAGCCTGAATACACTGCTAATTGTGATGGACTGGGTGTTTTAAGAATTCTTGAAGCAGTAAGAGTATTAAAGTTAGAAAAAAAAACTAAAATCTATCAAGCTAGTACTAGTGAATTATTTGGTCTAGTTCAAGAAGTCCCTCAAACAGAAAAGACACCTTTCTATCCTAGAAGTCCATATGCTGTTGCAAAACTTTATGCTTATTGGATATCAGTCAACTACAGAGAATCTTATGGAATTTACGCATGTAACGGCATTTTATTTAATCATGAAAGTCCAAGAAGAGGAGAAACATTTGTAACCAGGAAAATCACCAGAGGTTTGTCAAGAATCAACGAAGGTTTAGAAGATATTTTATATCTCGGTAATTTAGATGCAAAGAGGGACTGGGGGCATGCGAAAGAATATTGTGAATTAATGTGGTTGATGCTTCAACAAGAAAAACCAGAAGACTATGTTGTAGCCACAGGAAGACAAATATCAGTAAGGTCATTTGTCGAAATGACTGCTAAAGAATTAAGATGGAATAAAAATAAATCTTCTGAATCAATCATTTGGGAAGGTAAAGGGATAAATGAAGTAGGGCGTAGGGCAGATAATGGTCAAATAGTAATAAGAATAGACAAGAGATATTTCAGGCCTTCTGAGGTAGATAATCTTCTTGGAAGTCCTGAAAAAATTAAAAGAAATTTAGGCTGGGAGCCTATTATAAGCATTGAAGAACTTGTAAATGAAATGGTTACGAATGATTTAAAAGATATTAGGAGAGAGAAAATTATAAGAAATAATCCAATTGATTAA
- a CDS encoding GDP-L-fucose synthase family protein: MSLINKKDKIYVAGSEGMVGSAIVRYLKNNGYKNIVVNNRSKLNLLNYSAVESWFKKEKPDIVIIAAAKVGGIYANNNYPAEFLLENIKIQTNLIELSQKNDVKRLLFLGSSCIYPKFANQPISEEELMNAALEKTNESYAIAKITGIKLVDAFRKQYGFDGISLMPTNLYGYGDNYNLMNSHVVPAMIRRFIEAKNTLAESVVCWGTGSPLRELLNVDDLAIACIFALENWDPSNKGAPRINQNEELTYLNVGSEDEISIRDLASLISDLVGYKGSIIWDENQPDGTPRKKLNYEKFKSMGWNTSIELSLGLKQTIQDFKIKLNKGLLRI; encoded by the coding sequence ATGAGCTTAATTAACAAAAAAGATAAAATATATGTTGCAGGATCTGAAGGGATGGTTGGAAGTGCAATAGTAAGATATTTAAAAAATAATGGATACAAGAATATAGTTGTAAATAATAGATCTAAACTAAATTTATTAAATTACAGTGCTGTTGAGAGTTGGTTTAAGAAAGAAAAACCAGACATTGTAATTATTGCAGCAGCAAAAGTTGGAGGTATATATGCTAATAATAATTATCCTGCTGAATTCTTATTAGAAAATATTAAAATACAAACTAATTTAATAGAACTTTCGCAAAAAAATGATGTAAAAAGATTGTTGTTTCTTGGAAGTAGCTGTATTTACCCAAAGTTTGCGAATCAGCCTATATCTGAGGAGGAATTAATGAATGCTGCATTAGAAAAAACGAACGAATCTTATGCAATTGCAAAAATAACTGGTATTAAATTAGTTGATGCATTTAGAAAGCAATATGGTTTTGATGGTATATCATTAATGCCAACAAACCTATATGGATATGGTGATAATTATAATCTTATGAACAGTCATGTTGTCCCTGCCATGATTAGAAGATTTATTGAGGCAAAGAATACATTAGCTGAATCAGTTGTATGCTGGGGGACTGGATCCCCTTTAAGGGAGTTACTTAATGTTGACGATCTAGCCATAGCCTGTATTTTTGCTTTAGAAAATTGGGATCCAAGCAATAAAGGGGCCCCAAGGATAAATCAAAATGAGGAATTAACATACTTAAATGTTGGAAGTGAAGACGAAATAAGTATTAGAGATTTAGCATCATTAATTTCTGATCTTGTTGGATACAAAGGTTCAATAATTTGGGATGAAAATCAACCTGATGGGACTCCAAGAAAAAAGCTTAATTATGAAAAATTTAAAAGTATGGGTTGGAATACTTCAATAGAATTAAGTTTAGGATTAAAACAAACAATACAAGATTTTAAAATTAAATTAAATAAGGGTCTTTTAAGAATCTAA
- a CDS encoding glycosyltransferase — protein sequence MTKILIFDKGGRKERERLIKKNKAPKDFFQGIDFLRSKGFDIKHLSSSIKYKKNIIYFFGGFLEKIFCRISNFGIRPFSVNQHKKTINNSDIVISLTDGFSMSLGFFYTFLDAKNKIKLVGAFHKLSDYNTKVPKLLKKFYHKLILKILKRLNFIIFYGDADRDNSIKKFNLRKEETFLIKFGVDTIFWKPNNKNNFSSDYLFSIGQDPARDFDTLLKVKTNRKIHIHTSLLKIRNDNKYVITNGTYHKNKNSLTDLEVRQLYQESFAVIVPLKNVYQPSGYSVTLQAMACGKPVILSNTKGLWAPKLFKNRKNCILVNPGSEKEIEYAIQTLENDKKTYEYICNEARKTVEKHFSLENSNLSTLEIFETIVKS from the coding sequence ATGACTAAGATTTTGATATTTGATAAAGGTGGCCGTAAAGAAAGAGAAAGATTAATAAAAAAAAATAAGGCACCTAAAGATTTTTTTCAAGGGATTGATTTTCTTCGCTCAAAGGGTTTTGATATAAAACATTTATCTTCTTCTATAAAATACAAGAAAAATATAATTTACTTTTTTGGAGGATTCTTAGAAAAAATCTTTTGTAGAATATCAAATTTTGGTATCAGACCTTTCTCAGTAAACCAACATAAAAAAACTATAAATAATTCCGATATAGTTATTAGTTTAACTGATGGTTTTAGTATGAGTCTCGGTTTTTTTTACACTTTCTTAGATGCAAAAAATAAAATTAAGTTAGTTGGAGCTTTTCATAAGTTGTCAGATTACAATACAAAAGTACCAAAATTACTTAAAAAGTTTTACCACAAATTAATTTTAAAAATTTTAAAAAGATTAAATTTTATAATTTTTTATGGTGATGCTGATAGAGATAATTCAATTAAAAAATTCAATCTTAGGAAGGAAGAAACTTTTCTTATAAAATTTGGAGTAGATACAATATTTTGGAAACCAAATAATAAAAATAATTTTTCTTCTGATTATTTGTTTTCAATTGGCCAAGATCCAGCGAGAGACTTTGATACTCTCCTGAAAGTTAAAACAAATAGGAAAATACACATCCATACAAGCTTATTAAAAATTAGAAACGATAATAAATATGTGATAACCAATGGTACATATCATAAAAATAAAAATTCCTTAACTGATCTTGAGGTAAGGCAACTTTATCAAGAGTCTTTTGCAGTCATAGTACCACTAAAAAATGTCTATCAACCAAGTGGCTATAGCGTTACTCTTCAGGCAATGGCTTGCGGAAAGCCAGTTATTTTGTCTAATACAAAGGGGTTATGGGCTCCAAAACTATTTAAAAATCGTAAAAATTGTATTTTAGTTAATCCTGGTAGTGAAAAAGAAATTGAATATGCCATTCAAACATTAGAAAATGATAAAAAGACTTATGAGTATATTTGTAATGAAGCAAGAAAAACCGTTGAAAAACACTTTTCACTTGAAAATTCTAATTTATCAACTCTAGAAATATTTGAAACAATCGTTAAGAGTTAA
- a CDS encoding SDR family NAD(P)-dependent oxidoreductase, translating to MFNSLNNKEIFVTGGAGLIGSFLCERLVKNGYKVFIVDDFSKGQLKNLKDIEGDIEIIEADLQDLSSVKKALKNAKNIFHLASRAYGVGYSSKNHIETLIHNEKITNNILEVFEKTKPDNLLITSSSCIYMDEGPETIGERNLFEDDPEKVNKGYGWAKRFLEQKFLLLSEINHIKLKIVRPFNIYGERYRWVGEYSSAIPMLVKKILDDENPIYAWGSGNQRRSYLHAYDCARIMLQIMENVENNITVNIGTRETISIAELVSLICHMSGKNPSVIFDKSKPEGRFIKSSDTTLLNKIIKKDITTISIEDGIRRMIGWYKNNF from the coding sequence ATGTTTAATAGTTTAAATAATAAAGAGATATTTGTTACCGGAGGTGCGGGTTTAATAGGTTCATTTTTATGCGAAAGACTTGTGAAAAATGGATATAAAGTATTTATAGTAGACGATTTTTCTAAGGGGCAGTTAAAAAACTTAAAAGATATTGAAGGGGATATTGAGATAATTGAAGCAGATCTGCAAGATCTTTCATCAGTAAAGAAAGCTCTTAAAAATGCTAAAAATATTTTTCATTTAGCAAGTAGAGCATACGGAGTTGGTTATTCATCCAAAAATCATATTGAGACTTTAATTCATAATGAAAAAATTACAAATAATATTTTAGAAGTTTTTGAAAAAACAAAACCTGATAATCTCCTTATAACCAGTTCCTCTTGTATTTATATGGATGAAGGACCTGAAACAATTGGAGAGAGAAATTTATTTGAGGATGATCCAGAAAAAGTAAATAAAGGATACGGTTGGGCTAAAAGATTTCTAGAACAGAAATTTTTATTATTATCAGAAATAAATCATATTAAATTAAAAATAGTGAGGCCTTTTAATATCTATGGAGAGAGATATAGATGGGTAGGAGAATATTCAAGTGCAATCCCAATGTTAGTTAAAAAAATACTAGATGATGAAAATCCTATCTATGCCTGGGGTTCTGGAAACCAAAGAAGGAGTTATTTGCATGCATATGATTGTGCAAGGATAATGTTGCAAATAATGGAGAATGTTGAAAACAACATAACTGTAAATATTGGTACAAGAGAAACTATATCAATAGCTGAATTAGTGAGTTTGATTTGTCATATGTCCGGCAAGAATCCTTCTGTTATTTTTGATAAAAGTAAGCCTGAAGGACGTTTTATTAAAAGTTCCGATACAACACTGTTAAATAAAATTATTAAAAAAGATATAACAACAATAAGCATAGAGGATGGAATAAGGAGAATGATAGGTTGGTATAAGAATAATTTTTAA
- a CDS encoding ATP-binding cassette domain-containing protein — MIRLDVFKTSLSLLNKKEKLKLFIYCIICFISFALDILTVFSIFPFINIILDPNLIYETNKYNYLWTYLGSPNINLFIVYLSVAIILVILSSSLFSLYTQYRLNLFVAKCQTRLGNDLIRNFTFMNYEWHIQQNSIKLMNLFSYHLAYWSRGVIKQIPLLAGYLSSLMIPLLTILILSPKYGILIISFISIIIFKFLKYIRKKTNLLTNGQRIKIDEINVFLTEMLAGIKDVKLSNNTFNFLNKFNNIWGKFAFGQASIENLNLLPVNSILMFSQLCVVFLGTILFISNINQNILVGIMAIITLLAFKIVPLLNKLGNSLNNISNAHIYSKTLKIIYSEVVLKVNKRDQLFTNSCEFYWKQLSLVDVSYSYPKSNKICLKRINLQINKGLHYGFVGFSGAGKSTTIDLCNGLLSPSKGRVLIDGIDLEEFGIEKWQSKIGYVPQNPKINDLSIKENVAFGLDPYEIDEEKVMSCLEIVGLGSFVQKLPLKLSTQLRERGKILSGGQLQLVAIARALYEEPNILILDEATNSLDSITQELVRAVFKKLHGKVTLLSISHQFSNLKFVDHVFLFESGELIDQGNFKDLYSNSVLFKRFVDSQKDN, encoded by the coding sequence ATGATAAGGTTAGATGTATTTAAAACTTCTTTATCTTTATTAAATAAAAAAGAAAAATTAAAATTATTTATATATTGCATTATATGTTTTATTAGTTTTGCCCTAGATATTCTCACAGTATTTTCTATCTTCCCCTTTATAAACATAATATTAGATCCAAATTTAATTTATGAAACTAATAAATACAATTACTTATGGACATATTTAGGTTCACCAAATATAAATCTTTTCATAGTATATTTATCTGTTGCAATAATATTAGTAATTTTATCCTCATCTTTATTTAGTTTATATACTCAATATCGTTTAAATCTATTTGTAGCTAAATGTCAAACCAGGCTGGGAAATGATCTTATAAGGAATTTTACTTTTATGAATTATGAATGGCACATTCAGCAAAATTCAATTAAGTTAATGAATCTTTTTTCCTATCATCTTGCTTATTGGAGCAGAGGAGTAATAAAGCAGATCCCCTTATTAGCAGGATATTTGTCTTCACTAATGATACCTTTGTTGACTATTTTAATTTTATCTCCTAAATATGGAATCTTGATAATTTCTTTTATTTCGATAATCATATTTAAATTTTTAAAATATATAAGAAAGAAAACTAATCTTTTAACTAATGGGCAAAGAATAAAAATTGATGAAATTAATGTATTCCTCACTGAAATGTTGGCTGGCATAAAGGATGTAAAACTTTCTAATAATACTTTTAATTTTTTAAATAAATTCAATAATATTTGGGGAAAATTTGCATTTGGACAAGCAAGCATTGAAAATTTAAATCTGCTCCCAGTAAATTCAATTTTAATGTTTAGCCAATTATGTGTGGTATTTCTAGGAACTATATTATTTATAAGCAATATAAACCAAAATATCCTTGTTGGGATAATGGCTATTATTACTTTATTAGCTTTTAAGATCGTACCCCTTTTAAATAAATTAGGAAATTCATTGAATAATATTTCCAATGCTCATATTTATTCAAAAACTCTAAAAATTATTTACAGCGAAGTTGTATTAAAAGTGAATAAAAGAGATCAATTATTTACTAATTCTTGTGAATTTTATTGGAAGCAATTATCCCTAGTAGATGTAAGTTATTCATATCCTAAATCGAATAAAATTTGTTTAAAAAGAATTAATTTACAAATAAATAAGGGTCTTCATTATGGTTTCGTAGGATTTTCAGGAGCTGGTAAATCTACAACGATAGATTTATGTAATGGATTGCTTTCCCCATCTAAAGGAAGAGTATTAATCGATGGAATTGATTTAGAAGAATTTGGTATTGAAAAATGGCAATCTAAAATTGGTTACGTACCTCAAAATCCTAAGATAAACGATTTATCAATAAAGGAAAATGTCGCATTTGGACTTGATCCTTATGAAATTGATGAAGAAAAGGTTATGTCCTGTCTAGAGATTGTTGGTTTAGGTAGTTTTGTTCAGAAATTACCTTTGAAACTTTCAACCCAATTAAGAGAAAGAGGAAAAATATTGTCAGGTGGTCAGTTACAGTTGGTAGCAATAGCAAGAGCTTTGTATGAAGAACCAAATATTCTTATCCTTGATGAAGCAACTAATTCTCTAGACTCAATAACTCAGGAATTAGTAAGAGCTGTTTTTAAAAAATTGCATGGAAAAGTAACTTTATTATCAATTTCCCATCAATTTTCAAATTTAAAATTTGTAGACCATGTTTTCTTATTTGAAAGTGGGGAATTAATCGATCAAGGAAATTTTAAAGATCTTTATTCAAACTCTGTTCTATTTAAAAGATTTGTGGATTCTCAGAAAGATAATTGA
- the pseB gene encoding UDP-N-acetylglucosamine 4,6-dehydratase (inverting), which yields MNICKNSKILITGGTGSFGKAFLSSILKKFPDISRVVIFSRDELKQWELQQKYPFKKYPQLRFFLGDIRDKERLKSALERIDIVIHAAALKQVHTAEYNPIEFIKTNILGSENLVQACIESNVKKIIALSTDKAAAPINLYGATKLCADKLFVAANNIKGHRDMAFSCVRYGNVMGSRGSVIPLFIKEAKNGIIQITDDRMTRFNITLDQSIQMVLWAIENAVGGEILVPKIASYRITDLAEAIGPSCKKVILGIREGEKLHEEMITSSDSFNTYDLGDYYTILPANYDPEKHFNKMGKQYKSVKEGFSYISNENIKFLSKENLRELIKANVDPKFDPI from the coding sequence ATGAATATCTGCAAAAATTCAAAAATTTTAATTACTGGAGGCACAGGTAGCTTTGGCAAAGCATTTCTTTCCTCAATTCTTAAAAAATTTCCAGATATATCTAGAGTTGTAATTTTTAGTCGTGACGAATTAAAGCAATGGGAATTACAACAAAAATATCCATTTAAGAAATATCCCCAGCTTAGATTTTTTTTGGGCGACATTAGAGATAAAGAACGTTTAAAAAGCGCCCTTGAAAGAATTGATATAGTTATTCATGCGGCAGCATTAAAACAAGTTCATACTGCAGAATATAATCCTATAGAATTTATAAAAACTAATATACTTGGTTCTGAAAATCTTGTTCAAGCGTGTATTGAAAGTAATGTTAAAAAAATTATTGCTTTAAGCACTGATAAGGCAGCCGCGCCTATAAATTTATATGGAGCAACTAAATTATGTGCAGATAAACTATTTGTTGCGGCAAATAACATAAAGGGTCATAGAGACATGGCATTCTCATGCGTTAGATATGGGAATGTTATGGGGTCTAGGGGTTCAGTAATCCCTCTTTTCATAAAAGAAGCAAAAAATGGAATCATACAAATCACAGATGATCGTATGACTAGGTTTAACATTACCTTAGATCAATCTATTCAGATGGTTTTATGGGCAATTGAAAATGCTGTAGGTGGTGAAATATTGGTACCAAAAATTGCCAGCTACAGAATAACTGATCTTGCTGAGGCAATAGGACCAAGCTGTAAAAAAGTTATTTTAGGAATAAGAGAAGGAGAAAAGCTTCATGAAGAAATGATTACATCCTCTGACAGTTTTAATACATACGATCTTGGCGACTACTATACTATTTTACCTGCGAATTATGATCCGGAAAAACACTTTAATAAAATGGGTAAACAATATAAATCTGTAAAGGAAGGCTTCTCATATATATCAAATGAAAATATAAAATTTTTATCAAAAGAAAATCTAAGAGAATTAATTAAGGCTAATGTTGATCCAAAATTTGATCCAATTTAA
- the pseC gene encoding UDP-4-amino-4,6-dideoxy-N-acetyl-beta-L-altrosamine transaminase produces the protein MIIPYGRHEIDNDDVNSVVEVLENKFLTQGDVVPEFEREVSSFCGAHHAIALNSATSALHLACRALEVKRGDIVWTSPISFVASANCAIYCGAKIDFVDINPNTNNIDPTLLKLKLIKAKKNNQLPKVVIPVHLCGLPCEMSTIWELSKEFNFQIIEDASHALGAEYNSTRIGNCKYSSITVFSFHPVKMITTGEGGMALTNSREIYERIKLLRSHGITKESKLMDKEKEGPWYYQQIELGYNYRMTDIQAALGISQLKKLEKFILNRSTLAERYIKNLKSSKFKTPLIPNNAKSSWHLFVVKISLNSFDEKRILFEYLIKNKIQVNLHYIPIYSHPFYKNFGFKKEDFPNSEKYYKEALTLPLFSNLSFLEQDKIITKLEKFSNK, from the coding sequence ATGATAATTCCGTATGGGAGACATGAAATAGACAACGATGATGTAAATAGCGTTGTAGAAGTCTTAGAAAATAAGTTTTTGACACAAGGTGATGTAGTTCCAGAGTTTGAAAGAGAAGTTTCTTCTTTTTGTGGCGCTCATCATGCGATAGCTCTTAATAGTGCCACCTCAGCTTTACATTTAGCTTGCAGAGCTTTGGAAGTTAAAAGAGGTGATATAGTTTGGACCTCTCCTATATCTTTTGTTGCATCAGCTAATTGTGCAATATACTGCGGTGCGAAAATCGACTTTGTAGATATTAATCCAAATACCAACAATATAGATCCAACATTACTAAAACTTAAATTAATTAAAGCAAAAAAAAATAACCAATTACCCAAGGTAGTCATTCCAGTTCATCTATGTGGACTTCCATGTGAGATGAGTACTATATGGGAGTTATCAAAAGAATTTAATTTTCAAATTATTGAAGATGCATCTCATGCTTTAGGAGCAGAGTACAATTCAACTAGAATTGGTAATTGCAAATACTCGTCAATAACTGTCTTTAGTTTTCATCCAGTAAAAATGATTACTACTGGTGAAGGAGGAATGGCATTAACTAATAGTAGGGAAATTTATGAAAGGATAAAGCTGCTTAGAAGTCATGGCATAACTAAAGAATCAAAATTAATGGATAAGGAAAAAGAAGGACCATGGTACTATCAGCAAATAGAATTAGGTTATAATTACAGAATGACTGATATTCAAGCTGCTTTAGGCATTAGTCAGTTAAAAAAATTAGAAAAATTTATATTAAATAGATCAACATTAGCTGAAAGGTATATTAAGAATCTTAAGTCAAGTAAATTTAAAACCCCATTGATACCAAATAATGCAAAATCCTCATGGCATCTTTTTGTTGTAAAAATAAGCTTAAATTCTTTTGATGAAAAAAGAATTCTTTTTGAATATTTAATTAAGAATAAAATTCAAGTTAATCTCCACTATATACCTATATACTCTCATCCTTTTTACAAAAATTTTGGGTTTAAAAAAGAGGATTTCCCTAATTCAGAAAAATACTATAAAGAGGCTTTAACTTTACCCCTATTTTCTAATTTATCCTTCCTAGAACAGGATAAGATAATAACTAAATTAGAAAAATTTAGTAATAAATGA